A window of Thalassophryne amazonica chromosome 12, fThaAma1.1, whole genome shotgun sequence genomic DNA:
gactgtgtacatcctcagtgctgcgaaaaaaatcatgtcagaaattagtccagtttttcattctaacttcctgctaacagcctccagacagtgcagtggatttgttttgtgtgtgtgtgtgcgtgcgtgcatgtgcgcagagtgcaatgtaccaaacatatggaactaaATCACACTCCAAATTCAATGTAACACAAATGggaggaataatccatgtcatgtgacatacaaagcaccaatcaaaggacaaggatctactcagatgttatataaatataaataatgaatgtttatgatttcaatgttacaaatatttcatgaggtgaaagctggaacaaaccattcaacgaggcaagtgGAGTTGAAtgatttgttccagctttcacagaattaaatattcgttccattgaaagaatgtaaaaccattcattattggttttatataatggctaaaatagatctttgtcatttgatattttattaatttataaacaacagaaaaaggacttacattttgttggtctgctgctgctaaagtccaacatgaactttaaataggagttcaaattgtaacgtgtagtccgGCTGTGTACTGACTTTGTacttccaaaaacaaacaaacaaacaaacaaaaaagacttcATGTAGTTCCCCAGTCcagaaaaaatcacgtcagcttttaagcttttcatctgaacagctcttcatgcctccagacaactTACAGTGGagcggattttgtgtgtgtgtgtgtgtgtgtgtgtgtgtgtgtgtgtgtgtgttagaagaactagCACTGTTAATTAGTTCTATCAAATCATCGTCTGTCAGCAACACAAACTCTGCCatctttgttttaaagctaagcaccGTCCCGCTTGTGTCCCGCTCACACAAGTGGGGCGGCACTTGTGTGCGCGtgcacttcaaaaaaaaaaataaaaagactgtgtacttcctcagtgcagcaaaaaacaaacaaacaaaaaaacaacctacgtcagaaattagtccagcttttcattctaacttcctcctaacagctcttcatgcctccagacggcttacagcacagtggatttgttttgtgtgtgtgcgcagagtgcaatggtaccaaatgtatggaaccaaattgcactctaaatgcaattccacacaaatggaatgaataatccatctcacatgacatacaaagcaccaaccaatgacaaggatccactcaaccgttatacaaaacacattactctggaacaaacatcacaaacagtgctgtaaaggacaataagcagggtaTTAAGAGAGCAAACGTCACTTTCCCCCACAATGACAAGAACAGGATGAGATCACGGCTCACAGCAATTTCGTGTGTTtagataaaacaaacacaataacatctaaaaacctcgagagttttaggcacaatatacaaagacctTGCGATGttgatgctgttgtccgtgtggagtggTTAAATTGCATTATCATCAGGGCATCTtagtgcatttctcaatgttgttGACATCTCTGAGAGGAGAAATCTCTGAGATTTTGCGGGATGTGAAACCTCAATAGGACAAATGGTGAATGAACAGATACTGATCTGAGGCAGAAGCAAATCAGAAGTGACATTACCGTGacccattttttattttttgccacgaCCGAATCAATTCTTCCCCCAggctattttagatcacatcactTTTGGTTCGAGGGGTCCTTATGGTGGATGAGATTTATACTGATCTGATGTGGAAGCAAACCGGAAGTGAAGTTTCCGCGACCGGGTCCTTGTGGCAGATGAAGCAGATGGCACAAAGTGACCATTCGAAATGGTAGTGCCCACATTCAAAATGCCTATCCTCATAGTGGATGACGTGGCTGATCtagttggattatttttttgtcATCACCTGAACATCATCTTGAGTGGCCTTCGGCCACATGAGATGTctggtgtttatatatatatatagctgacccttctcacacagctgacccttctcaccctgcacacggtctgttcaaaccactccccttggGCagaaggctacggtccatccggaccagaacctcccgccataagaacagtttcttcccctctgccgttagacccatgaactcctcataactcagtcaccttaagcttaactctgtcactttatcatcttatcacgggtcactttagacagtgtactttgttttttaattgcactcctcccactgcactgttttttctgtttctctgtttttctgttgcacacagcctttcatatttcatatttctttttttaatcttagattttatcttattttgacacatatgttatattttatcttagcattttatctcttcttaatgttgcaccattgtaccgaagcaaattcctagtctgtgaatcctgttcactggcaatggcaataaacttcttctgattctgattctgatatataTATCACACTATGTCTAGGCAAAATTTGGTGCATTTACCATAAAACTCAGTCTTTTCACATCTGCCCCACtatgcagtgcatccggaaaatattcgtagcacttcacttttccgcattttgttatgttacagctgcagttgcattgctgcattcatctttccctcaatcctgactagtctcccagttcctgctgctgaaaaacatcctcacagcatgatgctgccaccaccatgcttcactgtagggatggtgcctggtttcctccaaacatgacgcctggcattcacaccaaagagctcaatctttgtctcatcagaccagagaattttgtttctcatggtctgagagtctatcaggtgtcttttggcaaactccaggtgggctgccatgtgctttttttttacctccaccaatgaagttgggtggttatgttttcacccatttgtttggttgtctgtttgtgaaacgcttgtaacccacaatttttcatgtatcattatgaacctattattattattattactacagaagattcatatcctgataggcaagaaccgattcagttttcaaggtcaaagtcaggaaaaatctgggaaaactggaaaaatcctaatccttgaatgaattttcagaaattcataactgtcaaaaaagatgcaatttctttcatatttgagagtggtaTGTAAGATGGTATCCTTAAttggctgacaaagtttgatccagagttGATGcatattacagattttgtggccatttaaatttaacattgaaaaccccatttaatgtatattttacattatatcttaatcaaacgtgccccagtcactctcatatttgaactgaggtgcagactggcactcactatcatctgacaaaTTTTGATCTGGATCCAATttggattgtgaattttgtggacatttgaatttaatattgaaaagcccatttggtgtacattttgcattatatctcaatcaaaagtcccTCAATCACTCCCATTTTtctcttatggatttacctacactgccaaaattggatggaggttcctgttgtgaaagtgtaggaacacggacccacaacagggggcgtaaaagaacgggcaatggaaaagccaaacagtaacaatttaatgttgtaaattgtgcacaacggaatacagacaacaaccagtttggaactacagtcagttACACATtggatgacgtgtgggcaggcttgaggataggagacgcccgtccagaaccgagccggatcccacacggccctcaccgccaacggatctgaagaacaccggagccgccaagtcctgggtccccaggtggtcaccgtctccagctgtcagacctggtactgctggcagagaacagaaaccgcacaggtgagtgtgagtacgcacactcagtaattccacagtctgtgttcttttgggagggagcacctccacctccagtcacacactcgtgcagctcctgtctaaccacttatctggttggggtgtgaagcgaagccgtcgctgatcacaccaaacgccaatcccacagataaggcaacaccacaggaaaacggctgcaaagaagttcagactattagtcagcattcaatacagcagagaatattacctccaaggtagctgatttctcggcgaggaggtggagttgcagtccggcctttatggtgatggtgatgagttgaagaagtgacagctggtgctgatgatgagtgacagctgtcactcccagtggctccagcgccctctcgtgcttgaagcccgcactccaagcagggcaccatctggtggtggtgggccagcagtacctcctcttcagtggcccacacaacagttccagttttattcctgtttgtctatctttcaATTattagtcagaaaccaagtgctaaaaagcagtgacaaattgtacataacaAAGAAaatcaatgttctgtgaaaattatctgaaaaagaattcagacatggaaaaagttgaaaaacaaCAACCTGACAATGCCACAAAATAcccaactttgattcaagtgcataaaCGTAATATATACTCCTgagtcctgacatttgatcacatctaattcagcttatgaaaatccacttctaacaggactttgaccttgaaattttttccaaagtataaattttagaattggaaactagtgttggtggaggtttatgATCTATGAATGTGGTGCTCTAGTGctaaggagtagcttctgtctgatgctgcagagatggttgtccttctggaaggttctcctctctccacagaggaatgctggagctctgacatagtGACCATTAGgttgttcacctccctgactaaggcccttctcccctgatcactcagtttagactggtggccagctctaggaagagtcctggtggatctgaatgtcttaaatttacagatgatggcagccactgtgctcattggaaccttcaaagcagcagaaatgtttctgtacccttccccagatttgtgccttgagacaatcctgtctcagaggtctacagacaattcatttgataTGCACTGTCATCTGAGGGACCttgtatatagacaggtgtgtgccttttcaaatcatatccaatcaactgaacttactccaggtggactccagttaaactgtagaaacatctcaaggatgatcagtggaaacaggatgcacttgagctcaattttgagcttcatggcaaaagctgtggatGGTTATGTAtacgtgatttcttattttttaataaatttgcaaaaatctttaaaaaaaaaacaaaacttttttttagggtttttttttttttttttttagaaaaatctaaaaaacaaacaaacaaacaaaaaaacaaacaaacagccttttggaataaggctgtaacattaaaaatgtggaaaaaagtgaagtgatgtgaatactttctagatgcacagcATGTGATTCAGACACAACAGAGATGCcgttttctgttttcttacatACCCAATCCATTCCAACCACAattacacaaaataaaaataaataaataaataaataaaaataacaaaaattgaGCTTggcatgatatttttttttaattacatatATATCAAAGTGTGAGCACTAcagtgacttagtgcttagcattgttgcctcacagcaagaaaggttGTGAGATtgcttccacctgtggccttcctatgtggagtttgtgtgttttccccgtgtttgcatgtgttccctccgggtgctctggcttcctcctacttccaaagacatgcaggtttgatgAAACATAGTTTAAATTGACcgtatgtgtgaatgtgtttgtctgataGACCGGTATcccgtccagggtgcaccccgcctcttgcccagtgacccctgggataggctccagctcctctgtgacccttaattgtaatGAATAGGTATAGAAaaggaatgaatgactgaatgaaacaATATCTGTGCAAAATTTGTCACCTTTACCATACAATGCACAATCGTAGTGGCATTTGACACATATTTGCCCTGCTACTAACTTGTACAAAGAAAAATGGCTGtacaagtgatgatttgtattttaaataatctttatgtagtttgtccagttacttatgaccTCCAAAGCTAGATGGACTGTGTATATAAATGGCTGTAAATGACTAAATGGTTATTGTGATGTTTTTGTTAAGCCCTATAAATTAAAGTTCAAAGTCaccacaagcacatcttgatggttTCTCTTTAACTCTATTGTGGTGGTACACATAGGCaaaatcacaaaatgtgtcactgtCTAACTACTGATGGACCAGACTGTATttgttcttttaatttggtgagttgtgATATGATGGCATCTATTTTTGGAGGGGTTATTCTTCACACAAGTTGGCTGGGATGGAATAACTCAGTCATTTACAATTGCTGTCCCAGCCCTACTTTTATAGTGTACATCTCTGATCATACACCGTTTATGTACCCGATATTGTATTTCTAACAGATATATCAGATTCGTACCTTATATTTCCGTGAGAAATATAAGATATTGTGTCATATTTTGAAAGCCCACAGGGACTTTTATTATGTTATCACAAATAATAAGAGTGAATGCACCTATTTCCTACCTTTTTCTCATATTTTTCAAACTTTTGCCTAGTTTGAGTGGACATAATGAAATTGTCCTCTAACCATCAAAGAAGTCAAACTGTCTTCAGTCTCATGTTTATTTCTTTGGCACATCCACCAAATGACACATCTCACACAGCATCAGGATTTTCATGTGTTCACTTTGACGGTTTACAAAAGCAGTTTTATAAAACAACATTGTATGCAAATCTGTCAAACAAAAGCTCCACTGTCCCTGACTGCTGCAGCATGAGGTCCACAGAACAGCAGCAGCATGCCGACACCAAGCAGCAGTGACAAGAGCAATGAATCCACTCTTCCAGCCAGGTGCATTAGGTTTTGCTTCAGcttttgttggatttttttttctttttttttttttgagagagagattATATAAACTACACTACAAatcaaaaatttgatttgattttatcaaACCTTTGATTGTTATTGTATATTTTGTTTTAGAAAATTTATTGTTAAAACATTGAGAATACCAGTGTTTCCATTTGCCTGGATACCTATATAactgccatcttgaattttttAAATGCTCCCTCTCCCCCAAAAAGGTTTTTGTCAATCATAGCTGAAAAGCAACCTCGAGCTTGGATTTAACTGACTAAACTTGACCAAGgaatgcaatggtaccaaattagGGAAATGTAACCTATCCATATATCACCCATTTTGGATGGAAAAACTCGTGCTTCCATTAACTCTACTTCTAAATGACCTAGAGCTGCGATTTTAAGGGTTAAACTGACATTTTCTGGGTGGGAATTTACACATTTGCTAAATAATTAAAGGtttacaaaataaaagtaaaagtgTACTTACAATGGAACTAAAGTTTGTTTCCCTGACAAGCCCCACCATACAGCTGCATCAGTGGGCGTGGTCTACATGATGACAAAATAGCAGACATTTCCTTCTTCCTCTTCATTTCTaatttccccattttgttttactATCATGAGTTTTCTTTGCTGAAAaacttccaaaaaggtgtagtttttcCACAAACCAGTCAATAAATTATAGCAAACCTGATGAATGGCCCCAACTATTGTCAACACTCTATTCTATTTCAGACCaataacactgaaaaaaaaaaaagaaaaagacaaaaaaaaaaaatctgttctaGTACATTGGATTTCTGAATGCGTACACAATAAACTTTCCAAACCTGTAGTTTTCGAATCTCCCCCGAAAAAGACAACGAAATGACACATGAGTACACAGGGAGTTGACCAATATGAGCACACACGTTTTACAAAGATCACATTCATGAAGCTTTTACATTCAGGGCCAGGTGGACAGTTGCCAAGTGCTGATTCAAGTGCTGATGGAGCTGCTGAGGCACTTTAGTCCACCTGCACTGATAAATGAGCTCTGATGGTGACGTGGACTTTACGTGCGTGTTTGCGCCTGACGAAGAGTGAAAGGAAAAAGCTGATCAGTGGGCGGAGCTTTGGTTCTGTTACTCAGCGCCACaccttttctgtttcttcagacaGAAGCGCTTCCTGAGCGGAAACCAGGAGGAGACATAGAGACATAATGTTTGTCCACTAAAGCCGTCTCACTGATCCACGACTTCTTGGTGGTTGGTGTAAACACTAACCTCTTCCATTCTCACGGGTATTTTGTCGCGGTTCTACCCGCTCCTGTCCTCTGACTGCAGCTTTAAACTCAATCAGTTGGCTTCTCGTTCCCGTGCAACGCGGTTTGGCACACAGGTTATTTACGCAGCGGCGTTTCTGCGCCTTAGCCACGGATCGCGCAAGTCTCGACGCCGAACGGGTGGAAGCTGACCTGGTCGGTGTCGTAGTCACACGTTTGTTTCACCGTGAAGTCTGTGAATGATTTATTCCTGACTGGAAGCTGCTGTTCCACATCATTCCTATAGCCGGCTGTGCGTAATGACGCGTAGCTGGTGTCGTTGCTGTGCACAGACGGAGGAGAGTTCTGACCTGCTTCCCAGGCAGTGTTGTCTCGGCCGTCTTTAACTTGAGACATTGTTCTCTTCAGTCTGCCGCAGCCCTTCAGCAGCAGGTTCTTTCGGCACAGAATGTACACCCACGGGTCTAAAATCGGGTTGAACGAGGCGAAGCGGATCGCCAGTAGATCGCTGCGGTAGTCCGGTTTGCCTCCGGCTGCAACATGAGCAGGACCGTAGAGCTGGTTAACGAAGATCCGCACCTGTAAAACGGCACAGAAACGTTAGAGAACCAATCGCAACATttcaaacaacagaaaaaaaaaaaaaaaaaaaaaaaaaaaaaaaaaaaacccgaagcaaaacaaaagtgtttgATCCTTACCACTAAGGGGATGGAGCAGATCAGGAAAACGATGGTCATGAAGACCAGCAGCCAGAACATTTGGATCTCTGCCGCTGATGCGACGGAGGGCAGCCGCGGGAAGCACCTCTTCGACCCTCCCtgctcacacagctccgtccggACTATCCCTGTCCTCTGGTTCATCCCCACCAGCGACCGGCACACCGCCAGATTACACAGAACCGTCACTGCGATCAGCAGCAGCATCACGCCGCCGTACAGGAACGAGTAGCACGCGCCGAGTAGATCCGTCGCCCTCCAGTCCAGAAAGCACCACGTTCCGGGGAAGTGTCTGACGTGCTGGCCGAAGCCGAAACTGGGCAAGATGCTGAGCACGATGCTGGCCAGGTAGGTGATCATTAGCGCAAAGCGCGCCGTCGTCCGGTCCACGTGCTGGGAGTAGAAATACGCGTGGTTTATGGCCAGGTAGCGCTCCACGGCCATGGCGCACAGGATGGACATCCCGGCCGAGCCGAAGAAGAGCATGGAGAAGGAGAAGAAGTGGCACAGCAGCGCTCCGCCGGGCCAGCGGCTCCACACGTAGGTGGCGATCACCACCGGGCTCGTGAAGCACGTGCCCAAAAGATCCGTGATGGCCATCCCGCACACCAGCGTGTAGAACGTGGTTTCCTTCTGCTCTTTTTTGGAGGTGCACAGCACCACTATGGCGATCAGGTTCCCCAGGACACCCACGGCGAACATCGTGGCCGAAATGACCAGAGACGTGGACTCCAGCCGGAGCGTCGGGAACGCGCTGTGGTTGTGGCTGACGGACAGAGGCGGCGGCAGCTCAGAAACATTAGTGTCCACAAATACAAAGGTGTCGTTGATCATCATTAATGCACTGAAAGTGTGAAAAACTTTCAGGAATGTTGGAAGAAGTGAACGCGGAGCTGCAGAACTCAGACCGAGACCTGCGATCAGACGCCTACTGGCTCTGCGGAGCGCGCCTGCTTGTATTTGCGCTCTTCGGAGCTGCGGGTATTTAAACGGTGTGCTGATGTCAGGAGAGTGACGCGCAGCCTCGTGGCTCAGCTCTCCTGATTCCACCGGATCACACTTCTGCAGCCAAATCGTTAATATTCGAGTTCATTGACTGCGCGCTCCAAAGAGGAACAGTGGCGTCAGTCCATTTCAGCGGAGCGCAAAAATAAAAGACCTCTGTGAATGTCGGAGAGTGGAAGTAAACACGGTTCGTTGGTGAACATTAAGCAAAATCTTTAAGACGACAGCAGTGCCAAAacctcagcaccacggacagcgatATAAAAGgcgtcagcaccacggacagcgatATAAAAGgcgtcagcaccacggacagcgatATAAAAGgcgtcagcaccacggacagcgccTCCGCTCCCACTGACAGCAAACAGGAGCGAAATATTGATTTTcctcaggtggactctaattaagctgtagaaacatctcaaggatgatcagtggaaacaggatgaacctgagctcaattttgagcttcatggcaaagagtgtgaatacttatgtaagcgtgctttcttagttttttatttttaacaaatttgcagaaatctaaaaaaacatttttacattgtcattatggggtactgtgtgtagaattttgaggaaaaaaagtatttcatccattttggaataaggctgtaacataaaatgtggagaaagtgcagtgctgtgaatactttctggatgcaccatatttCTATACAATCTGGTGAAATTCCCAATGATCTTAAAATGGCAGGAGTTGTACCACTTTATAAGAAAAATTGAGCTAGTTATACAGGatcagtttttttaaattgcaacATAATCTTTTATAGAATTTATAGTCAGGTTTTAGATCATGTTATTCCAATGATGCCTGTTTACTGCATCTGTTTGATCATATAAAAGCTGAATGTAATAAAGGTACTTACACTTGAATGGTCATGTTGTACCtgcaaaaagcatttgatactgttaaccACAATATTCTGTTATTTTAATTGAAATGTATCAGGCTGAACTCTCTGTCAGTAAAGTGGTTTGAGTTTTATCTCTCAGATCAAATGCAAGTTGTCGATGTAGATGGTGTATGATTTATTGGTAGGAATGTGTTCACAATGAAGTCACCCAGGAGTCAGGTttttgatccagaagtcaaaaaacAGTATATTTAATTGAACATTCATATTGTGGTGTCCAGAGTGTGCTTGGGTATCAATCagctttttattcattttaaatccTCACTGCAAACATTTGTTATTCTCTTAAAATGTCCATCTGTAACTGAGGGACTGCATTCACACACTGCCCTGTAATCACACCCCTGTGCTCACATTCTGATATTCCAAGAGCACACAGTGAAACTGTATAACTCTCAGGGGTCCAtgggagttttgtttgtttggtggtgAGAAAGTTGCATCATGATGAAATATTGAAAGTGAAGATTGATTTAGTGACTAAATGTTAACTCcagacttaaaactttctttcatatatatatatatatatatatatatatatattttttttttttgtcgtcaaAATATCATTGCAGTGCATGAGCTATGGCTTTAGGACACAATGGGTTTTGGCAGGTCCACAACACTTTATGCCTCGATATTGATTATTTTCTATTAATTTTGTTATGTTTCATAAGGTGTATATACATTTTGTCACAAGAGGTATTAGTCCATGGgctaagcaggtttttggtaccacctaAGGGGACAAAATGACATTTATAATCCAgcgtcagtgtatcatggcctacacaaaaatgtatgatagctgtcccagggtggtagctgtagccaggtaggggtcagtgaagaattacacagaggtcaaactttaaaaatgctctaatcatgttgaaaactatatcacattacttgtctgatcataatgatttcaaaaaggtaaagtttggaccatctatgatggaatgttctggagttatagggtcaaaacagaaaaaatggtgagaaaggtcaatttcagtttgtacaggggtcaaaaattaaagttgctccaatttcagtaaaaaaaaaaaaaaaaagcaaattattgtttgggtgaagaaagttctaaaaaggaatagtttgtaccatctgtcatgcttagttatcatgttgcagggtaacatatgtcacatgtcatagaattcaatggatgttgaccttgtttgacctttactttggagacaaagcattcagcacagtcaaaactattccatttattgatccttttagttcaaccaataatttgcatcattttttactgaaattggagcaactttaacttttgacccctgtacaaactgaaattgacctttgtcaccatttttgctgttttgaccccataactccagaacattccatcatagatagtccaaactat
This region includes:
- the ptger4c gene encoding prostaglandin E receptor 4 (subtype EP4) c; translated protein: MMINDTFVFVDTNVSELPPPLSVSHNHSAFPTLRLESTSLVISATMFAVGVLGNLIAIVVLCTSKKEQKETTFYTLVCGMAITDLLGTCFTSPVVIATYVWSRWPGGALLCHFFSFSMLFFGSAGMSILCAMAVERYLAINHAYFYSQHVDRTTARFALMITYLASIVLSILPSFGFGQHVRHFPGTWCFLDWRATDLLGACYSFLYGGVMLLLIAVTVLCNLAVCRSLVGMNQRTGIVRTELCEQGGSKRCFPRLPSVASAAEIQMFWLLVFMTIVFLICSIPLVVRIFVNQLYGPAHVAAGGKPDYRSDLLAIRFASFNPILDPWVYILCRKNLLLKGCGRLKRTMSQVKDGRDNTAWEAGQNSPPSVHSNDTSYASLRTAGYRNDVEQQLPVRNKSFTDFTVKQTCDYDTDQVSFHPFGVETCAIRG